One genomic segment of Leptospira kirschneri serovar Cynopteri str. 3522 CT includes these proteins:
- a CDS encoding response regulator, translated as MDKAILFVDDEALILMSMKSQVKRHFGEGYRYETALDAGEAWQIIEELVHEDVRILIIISDWLMPNVKGDEFLRQVHHKYPDIQKVIVTGHADDSSIEALKKEINLRSYLKKPWDERELVSTITTALSN; from the coding sequence TTGGATAAAGCGATTCTTTTTGTGGATGATGAGGCTCTGATCCTAATGAGCATGAAGTCTCAAGTGAAACGTCACTTTGGAGAAGGTTATAGATATGAAACCGCTCTTGATGCAGGTGAGGCGTGGCAAATTATTGAAGAATTGGTTCATGAAGATGTCAGAATTCTAATTATCATTTCTGATTGGTTGATGCCTAACGTCAAAGGTGATGAATTTTTAAGACAGGTTCATCATAAGTATCCTGATATACAAAAAGTGATCGTTACCGGTCATGCGGATGACTCTTCTATCGAAGCATTAAAAAAAGAAATCAATCTTCGTTCTTATCTGAAAAAACCTTGGGACGAAAGAGAATTGGTTTCAACGATTACTACTGCTTTGAGTAATTAG
- a CDS encoding tetratricopeptide repeat protein, whose product MNKFAAIALFLSIFTGLYATSEAERVEEELNKFTPQNEIQLANKLSALGTLKQKVRDYHSAIDLYNQSLHVREKMGEKESSGYALVLYLKSISEFRQGKYCSALENIKNVISIYQKIGDIDSALNAEEEAYKRYQEACSIHMENVAKAE is encoded by the coding sequence ATGAACAAGTTTGCGGCAATTGCTCTTTTTTTAAGCATTTTTACCGGACTTTATGCTACTTCAGAAGCCGAAAGGGTAGAGGAAGAGCTTAATAAGTTTACACCTCAGAACGAAATCCAACTTGCAAATAAACTCAGTGCTTTGGGAACTCTGAAACAAAAAGTGAGAGATTATCATTCTGCAATCGATCTTTATAACCAATCCCTTCATGTTCGTGAAAAGATGGGAGAAAAAGAATCCTCCGGTTACGCTCTGGTTCTCTATCTCAAATCCATTTCGGAGTTCCGCCAAGGAAAATATTGTTCCGCACTTGAGAACATCAAAAACGTAATTTCTATCTATCAAAAAATCGGAGATATCGATTCTGCTCTCAATGCGGAAGAAGAAGCCTACAAAAGATACCAAGAAGCTTGTTCCATTCATATGGAGAATGTTGCAAAGGCAGAATAA
- the hpf gene encoding ribosome hibernation-promoting factor, HPF/YfiA family yields the protein MKINYNWKNVDHSKAAEKYANNKLDRVSKYLHTVQSFEISFEMIHGEVTANLNLHGDGNKFNAQNSDKDIYACIDGLEDKIVKQVSKHHDKKANH from the coding sequence ATGAAAATAAATTATAATTGGAAAAACGTAGATCATTCTAAAGCCGCTGAAAAATATGCAAATAACAAACTAGATCGAGTTTCAAAATATCTTCATACGGTTCAATCCTTTGAAATTTCTTTCGAAATGATTCACGGAGAAGTCACCGCAAATCTGAATCTACACGGAGACGGTAATAAATTCAACGCACAAAATTCAGACAAGGATATATATGCTTGTATTGACGGTTTAGAAGATAAAATCGTTAAACAAGTCAGTAAACATCACGATAAGAAAGCGAATCATTAA
- a CDS encoding tetratricopeptide repeat protein translates to MSFSRKLEEANQYLSDGDFDKAKRVFDLLLGEDPEHPETIAGYFISSYWDNRLDRIHNTKEGRDRSHILVQYFSEFQNAFELKKFTGTSSFHAVSESVLSEAVDQLKISVQREGLHFQDPSALLGLIRELIRFRDYKNALEILNYSSSVEKNSPEFLYLRAESLFQTGEERKALLLFREAFLKDPSVAPLAVLKSGPISFWVEKLKGSYQDESDLKEVLPVVLAERGIFEETRNYSEKEILVYYNNLIRLKDTLNSRKDLYDFKIRCRILQHACLILDVCRSMQYGEIYQESKRILDSVDPGFFQRRQNGTRD, encoded by the coding sequence ATGTCGTTTTCCAGAAAACTAGAAGAAGCCAATCAATATCTATCGGACGGAGATTTTGATAAGGCCAAAAGAGTTTTTGATTTACTCCTGGGAGAAGATCCGGAGCACCCGGAAACGATCGCTGGTTATTTTATATCTTCCTATTGGGACAATCGTTTAGATCGGATTCATAATACAAAAGAAGGAAGAGATAGAAGTCACATTCTTGTTCAATATTTTTCAGAATTTCAAAACGCGTTCGAATTAAAAAAATTCACTGGAACTTCTTCTTTTCATGCGGTTTCGGAATCGGTTTTATCCGAAGCGGTGGATCAATTAAAAATATCGGTTCAAAGAGAAGGTCTTCACTTTCAAGATCCTTCCGCGTTATTGGGTTTGATACGAGAACTCATTCGTTTTAGGGATTATAAAAATGCGCTCGAAATCTTAAATTATTCTTCTTCGGTGGAAAAAAATTCTCCCGAGTTTCTTTATTTGAGAGCGGAATCACTTTTTCAAACCGGCGAAGAAAGAAAAGCCCTCCTTCTTTTTAGAGAAGCCTTTTTAAAAGATCCTTCCGTTGCCCCTCTGGCTGTTTTAAAATCGGGTCCAATTTCTTTTTGGGTCGAAAAACTAAAAGGTTCTTATCAGGATGAATCGGATCTAAAGGAGGTTCTGCCGGTCGTTTTGGCGGAGCGTGGTATTTTTGAGGAAACTAGGAATTATTCCGAAAAGGAAATTTTAGTATATTATAACAATTTAATTCGTTTGAAGGATACTCTGAATTCCAGAAAGGATTTATACGATTTTAAAATACGTTGTAGAATTTTACAACACGCCTGTTTGATTTTAGACGTATGTAGAAGTATGCAGTACGGAGAAATTTACCAGGAATCCAAAAGGATTCTGGATTCCGTAGATCCCGGTTTTTTTCAAAGAAGACAAAACGGGACCCGGGATTAA
- a CDS encoding methyl-accepting chemotaxis protein: MSIRFRISLYLALVLMAGSIAITAINAVSTYFKLTQDIKDSSSLIASRYAFEIQDFFDKALGGLRGIEFQLSHARPTREETIESLKDLADSDPNYFGTWSVFEPGKFDSNDSQYVNKQGYDSTGRFIPYLNKSAGADRPLVLEQVVYYDNQDISGYFYNIPKKTGKDYIADPFAYPVSGKEVLMISVAKPLRRNGEFAGVVGMDITMKNMQEMIAPIRPYQGKGYLNLISPGGFYAANGLQPELVGKQIPDPEWKKLILEGSQKQEIQIYEKDKSTHFFYSFYLGNYDKKWILEVSVPYDIFWKNLSMIILETITTSLITMVAILLVLNLIFQKLITNGINTAISFSEEISSGNLVVANQYERKDEIGKLLISLNQMKNNIKKIIFEIKDSSESLNSTSDKMAESSKSFYDVAQEQASASEESSAAIEELASSAENVGRSMEKAISHMKDIDGNVILLKEQIAKINEEMKSLSFLANESQQQAVTGEGSMNQSTKAMDEIGDSASRINEILSIITDISEKTNLLALNAAIEAARAGEAGKGFAVVAEEISKLASQTSNSVQEIGQLVESTNRAVMNGTGKVKEASEILAKLRSSVDMFGVSAKTVLDSVNAQEKNTEKIHSSASSLMNFSLQIEEAVQEQRRASDEIAKTILSISEGTQEIASGADDLTGFSKNMHTQSEGLLRLINQFKI; this comes from the coding sequence ATGAGTATCCGGTTTAGAATATCCCTGTATCTTGCCCTCGTGCTTATGGCAGGAAGTATTGCTATCACAGCCATCAATGCTGTTTCAACTTATTTCAAATTAACACAGGATATCAAAGATTCTTCCTCCTTGATAGCATCCAGATACGCTTTCGAAATCCAAGACTTTTTCGACAAAGCATTGGGGGGATTAAGAGGAATAGAATTCCAACTTTCTCATGCAAGACCTACAAGAGAAGAAACGATCGAGTCGTTGAAAGACCTGGCCGATTCGGATCCAAATTACTTCGGAACCTGGTCGGTATTTGAACCCGGAAAGTTCGACTCGAACGATTCACAATATGTAAATAAACAAGGTTATGACTCAACCGGAAGATTCATTCCATACCTCAATAAATCCGCCGGTGCGGACAGACCGCTCGTATTGGAACAAGTAGTCTATTACGATAATCAAGACATAAGCGGTTACTTTTATAACATTCCCAAAAAAACTGGAAAAGATTATATTGCAGATCCTTTCGCCTATCCGGTATCCGGAAAAGAAGTTTTGATGATTTCAGTGGCTAAACCGTTACGCAGAAACGGGGAATTTGCCGGAGTAGTAGGCATGGATATAACCATGAAAAACATGCAGGAGATGATTGCTCCCATCCGTCCCTACCAAGGAAAAGGTTATTTGAATTTGATTTCCCCCGGAGGTTTTTATGCAGCAAATGGATTACAACCCGAACTCGTCGGAAAACAAATCCCAGATCCGGAATGGAAAAAACTAATCTTAGAAGGAAGTCAGAAACAAGAAATCCAAATCTACGAAAAAGACAAATCCACACATTTCTTCTATTCTTTTTACTTAGGCAATTATGATAAGAAATGGATTTTAGAAGTAAGTGTACCTTACGATATTTTTTGGAAGAATTTATCCATGATCATTTTGGAAACGATTACCACTTCCTTAATCACCATGGTCGCGATCCTACTTGTATTAAATCTAATATTCCAAAAATTGATTACAAATGGAATCAATACCGCGATCTCCTTTTCCGAAGAAATTTCTTCCGGAAATCTAGTCGTAGCCAATCAGTACGAGCGAAAGGACGAAATCGGAAAACTTCTTATTTCTCTCAATCAGATGAAGAATAACATCAAAAAAATCATATTTGAAATCAAAGATTCTTCCGAATCCCTCAACTCTACCTCCGATAAAATGGCTGAATCTTCTAAAAGTTTTTACGACGTAGCCCAGGAACAAGCTTCCGCGTCGGAAGAATCTTCGGCGGCGATCGAAGAATTAGCATCTTCCGCTGAAAACGTAGGTAGGTCGATGGAAAAGGCGATTTCACACATGAAAGATATAGACGGAAACGTAATTCTTTTAAAAGAACAGATCGCAAAAATTAATGAAGAGATGAAATCACTTTCCTTTCTCGCAAACGAATCACAACAACAAGCCGTTACTGGCGAAGGTTCGATGAATCAATCTACAAAAGCGATGGACGAAATCGGAGATAGCGCCTCCAGGATCAACGAAATCCTATCGATCATCACCGATATATCCGAAAAAACCAACTTACTCGCGTTAAACGCCGCAATCGAAGCGGCAAGAGCGGGAGAAGCCGGAAAAGGTTTTGCGGTAGTTGCGGAAGAAATTTCTAAACTTGCTTCTCAAACCTCCAATAGCGTTCAAGAAATAGGACAACTTGTAGAATCTACAAATCGGGCCGTAATGAACGGAACCGGAAAAGTAAAGGAAGCTTCCGAAATCCTGGCAAAACTTAGAAGTTCTGTGGATATGTTCGGAGTTTCGGCAAAAACGGTTTTGGATTCGGTAAACGCTCAAGAAAAGAATACTGAAAAAATTCATAGCAGTGCTAGCTCTCTCATGAATTTTAGTCTTCAAATTGAAGAAGCCGTACAAGAGCAAAGACGCGCTTCGGACGAAATCGCAAAAACGATCCTAAGTATTTCAGAAGGAACTCAAGAAATCGCAAGCGGTGCAGACGATTTGACCGGATTTTCTAAAAATATGCATACTCAATCGGAAGGATTATTACGCCTTATCAATCAGTTTAAGATTTAA
- a CDS encoding LA_0442/LA_0875 N-terminal domain-containing protein: MKLKSYLLFLFCLFFCFESHLTAADIVRLKNGSVHRGKILLEDNEKVFLAEHEDYIRYISKDNVVSITYEKSQDKNKNAFFTSDKEKSSTTSSSNQYSGIAAPIEREPPHSHPQGTDTTIDVTHEIVTDFIWRGLSFSGEMANRRRNESYPSTTVIPSYQPTININTPLKGFMIQFWGNFQLTDRNDKDNDGRIQLFPGGPGPAYPGQGNPFTAPDPDLLNQSCVYDTQNNLMNGNLSTGQTCGGLVPKSYKEQNGMKRADGLFYAFYYTFEKTSWGKFTVGTWFYNTFHKNPSYVSTPLGGFNSLAAQGITSSNNTSNQITRLAWQEYYIFWQLPEISFLPFIAYLTPTISFYTQMSQENSGLAAGKNYLSLYISHEYFKEDFFRITPAVNVGYAMSNNIVDNRYGIQDITSSLTFYFGKFFIKGNHVYRPNLYMYDTDNYYGATGGYVNRNTKDGLIVDPSKVNGPLNQFVLDQIASSPLIPDAGDGSLRQMVRESYLLQKIPAHLFWFSIGFSHSF; this comes from the coding sequence ATGAAGCTTAAATCTTATCTTCTATTTTTATTCTGTCTGTTTTTTTGTTTTGAGTCTCACTTAACCGCAGCCGACATAGTACGTTTAAAAAACGGTTCTGTACATAGAGGTAAGATCCTTTTAGAAGATAATGAAAAAGTCTTTCTCGCAGAACACGAGGACTACATCCGTTATATCAGTAAAGATAACGTGGTTAGTATCACGTACGAAAAATCACAGGATAAAAATAAAAATGCGTTTTTCACTTCCGACAAAGAAAAATCTTCAACAACTTCTAGTTCCAATCAGTATTCTGGAATCGCGGCTCCGATAGAAAGAGAACCACCTCATTCGCATCCTCAGGGAACCGATACGACCATAGACGTAACTCACGAAATTGTCACAGACTTTATCTGGAGAGGACTCAGTTTTTCAGGTGAGATGGCCAATCGTCGTAGAAACGAAAGTTATCCTTCTACAACGGTGATTCCTTCCTATCAACCTACCATCAATATCAACACTCCACTCAAAGGATTTATGATTCAATTTTGGGGTAACTTTCAACTAACAGATAGAAACGACAAAGATAACGACGGGCGTATCCAATTATTTCCGGGAGGTCCGGGACCTGCTTATCCGGGCCAAGGAAATCCATTTACTGCACCGGACCCGGATCTTCTCAATCAAAGTTGTGTGTATGACACCCAAAACAATTTAATGAATGGAAACTTATCCACCGGGCAAACCTGTGGAGGACTGGTTCCAAAATCTTATAAAGAACAAAACGGAATGAAAAGAGCCGATGGCTTGTTCTACGCGTTTTATTATACTTTCGAAAAAACGAGTTGGGGAAAATTCACCGTCGGAACTTGGTTCTACAATACGTTTCACAAAAACCCTTCTTATGTTTCGACTCCATTAGGAGGTTTTAATTCTCTTGCCGCACAAGGAATTACAAGTTCCAACAATACTTCTAATCAGATAACAAGGCTCGCTTGGCAGGAATACTATATCTTTTGGCAACTTCCGGAAATTTCATTTCTTCCTTTTATTGCTTATTTAACTCCTACCATTTCCTTTTATACTCAGATGAGTCAGGAAAACTCTGGTTTAGCGGCGGGGAAAAATTACCTTTCCCTTTATATAAGTCATGAATATTTCAAAGAAGATTTTTTCAGGATTACACCTGCAGTGAACGTAGGATACGCAATGTCTAATAATATCGTAGATAACCGATACGGAATTCAGGACATCACTAGCAGTTTGACTTTTTATTTTGGGAAATTTTTCATCAAAGGAAACCACGTTTATAGACCCAATCTGTATATGTACGACACAGATAACTACTACGGAGCCACAGGAGGATACGTTAACCGAAATACAAAAGACGGATTGATCGTAGATCCTTCTAAAGTAAACGGTCCTCTCAATCAATTTGTATTGGATCAAATAGCGAGTAGTCCTTTAATTCCGGACGCGGGAGACGGTTCGCTCAGACAGATGGTTCGAGAATCGTATTTATTGCAGAAAATCCCGGCGCATTTATTTTGGTTTAGCATCGGATTTTCCCACAGTTTTTAA